The Glycine soja cultivar W05 chromosome 8, ASM419377v2, whole genome shotgun sequence genome has a window encoding:
- the LOC114424265 gene encoding glycosyltransferase BC10-like, which translates to MTYQELFLKASSMISGTQDFTEQTVPKVAFMFLARGPLPLAPLWEKFFKGHDGFYSIYLHQHPCFSETMPEDSVFYGRNIPSELVVWGAPSLMDAGKRLLANALMDLSNQRFVLLSESCIPLFGFRTIYDYLMNSTMSFLDSNDDPGYNARGRYCPKMWPIINITDWRKGSQWFEVHRELAIHIVSDTKYYPIVQHYCTSPCFAEEHFIPTFVHMMYPQLSSNSSITWVDWSRGGPHPRTFGPNDITEAFLNHMRFGSTCVYVGNISNMCFLFARKFHPSALKPLLLLLSPLLLGIDT; encoded by the exons ATGACCTACCAAGAGTTGTTCCTCAAAGCATCATCCATGATTTCAGGTACTCAAGATTTTACCGAGCAAACCGTTCCAAAAGTGGCCTTCATGTTCTTGGCAAGAGGTCCACTACCCCTGGCACCCTTGTGGGAGAAATTCTTCAAAGGCCATGATGGATTTTACTCCATTTACCTGCACCAACATCCTTGTTTCAGTGAAACCATGCCTGAAGATTCAGTATTCTATGGAAGAAATATTCCTAGCGAG CTAGTGGTCTGGGGTGCACCATCATTGATGGATGCCGGAAAACGTCTTCTAGCAAATGCACTGATGGACTTATCCAATCAACGTTTTGTTCTGCTTTCAGAATCCTGCATTCCGTTATTTGGCTTCAGAACCATATATGACTATCTCATGAACTCAACCATGAGCTTCTTAGACTCTAATGATGACCCAGGATACAATGCCAGAGGAAGATACTGCCCAAAAATGTGGCCTATAATTAACATAACCGATTGGAGAAAAGGGTCTCAATGGTTTGAGGTGCATCGTGAGCTTGCCATTCACATTGTATCTGACACCAAATACTACCCTATAGTTCAACACTATTGCACTTCACCATGCTTTGCAGAAGAGCATTTTATACCAACTTTTGTGCATATGATGTACCCTCAATTAAGCTCCAATAGTAGCATCACGTGGGTGGATTGGTCAAGGGGTGGCCCTCATCCTCGAACATTTGGGCCGAATGATATTACAGAAGCGTTTTTGAACCACATGCGGTTTGGATCAACATGTGTTTATGTAGGCAATATCAGCAACATGTGCTTCCTTTTTGCAAGAAAGTTTCATCCAAGTGCATTAAAGCCTCTATTATTGCTATTGTCTCCATTGTTGCTTGGTATTGATACTTAA
- the LOC114423856 gene encoding mitochondrial import inner membrane translocase subunit Tim13-like: MDSFSNQSRGSSSQLSAQDLKNQLKNQLAIEYAQQFLETVGRKCFEKCVTKPGSSLGGSESSCISRCVDRYIEATGIISKALFSSQ, encoded by the exons ATGGATTCGTTCTCAAATCAATCGAGAGGGTCGTCGAGCCAATTATCTGCTCAGGATCTCAAAAACCAGTTGAAGAACCAACTTGCCATTGAGTATGCTCAACAATTTCTTGAG ACAGTGGGAAGAAAGTGTTTTGAGAAGTGTGTTACAAAACCAGGTTCAAGCCTCGGTGGGAGTGAAAGCAGTTGCATCTCTAGGTGCGTAGATCGATATATTGAAGCCACAGGCATAATTAGCAAAGCGTTATTTAGTTCACAATGA